In Drosophila yakuba strain Tai18E2 chromosome 2R, Prin_Dyak_Tai18E2_2.1, whole genome shotgun sequence, a single genomic region encodes these proteins:
- the LOC6530020 gene encoding uncharacterized protein LOC6530020, protein MRLLLVLSVVLAVILGCHAYSATWGRRVNNDFLLSRTREVRNPIKNNYWNVNVNYPAGFYNISAVIVYDNFKNNSGASPSLYSGGPGYRFATVNLRGQVNRGINSTVEIWGR, encoded by the coding sequence ATGCGTCTCCTGCTCGTCCTCTCCGTTGTCCTGGCCGTGATCCTCGGCTGCCACGCCTACAGCGCCACCTGGGGGCGCAGGGTAAACAACGACTTCCTCCTCTCCCGCACCCGGGAAGTGCGCAATCCCATCAAGAACAACTACTGGAACGTGAACGTGAACTACCCCGCCGGATTCTACAACATCTCCGCGGTGATCGTGTACGACAACTTCAAGAACAACTCCGGCGCATCTCCCAGCCTCTATTCCGGCGGTCCGGGCTACCGATTCGCCACCGTGAATCTACGTGGCCAGGTCAACCGCGGCATCAACTCCACCGTGGAGATCTGGGGCCGTTGA
- the LOC6530019 gene encoding uncharacterized protein LOC6530019: MRLLLVLSVVLAVILGCHAYSATWGRRVNNDFLLSRTREVRNPIKNNYWNVNVNYPAGFYNISAVIVYDNFKNNSGASPSLYSGGPGYRFATVNLRGQVNRGIDSTVEVWGR, translated from the coding sequence ATGCGTCTCCTGCTCGTCCTCTCCGTTGTCCTGGCCGTGATCCTCGGCTGCCACGCCTACAGCGCCACCTGGGGGCGCAGGGTGAACAACGACTTCCTCCTCTCCCGCACCAGGGAAGTGCGCAATCCCATCAAGAACAACTACTGGAACGTGAACGTGAACTACCCCGCCGGATTCTACAACATCTCCGCGGTGATCGTGTACGACAACTTCAAGAACAACTCCGGCGCATCTCCCAGCCTCTACTCCGGCGGTCCGGGCTACCGATTCGCCACCGTGAATCTCCGTGGCCAGGTCAACCGCGGCATCGACTCCACTGTCGAGGTCTGGGGTCGTTAA